In Pseudorasbora parva isolate DD20220531a chromosome 20, ASM2467924v1, whole genome shotgun sequence, a single window of DNA contains:
- the caprin2 gene encoding caprin-2 isoform X1: MRETKIMVQLSPSRTIETLTPSELTMEKEDDQISPKSESPRVLTALQLVLNPATTSYYGYDKYIEDGLICLKHKIRNIEKKKLKLESYNERMKKGEKLNQDQLEAVEKYEEVVHNLKFAKELQKTIGALTQDLLKAQRKVVRQEKIMRVEQERKRLSLILQVQYVLHSLQREDVRRNFCNMKKHSCHLTTQDTESLLDLASLLGCKRDHSMSLEDQMEQAAIVYWELLEGKERPVAGSTYKHMKEKLLQLVDCGFFDHITLPKVDSQEKTEAVKAEPPSRPCSLSTLVKLSSKEVPSKEFLNRRYLPETDVAERRREENASPRSWKDDILAMKEREPPDSWEMEFSEPPVSSQSPIQKPWKGAAGLIPKTTDILKRPTVDPKEKRQRKTKVEQDSKPTPVAVEVFGSPSPLPQDPVQRKQQLETLMDQISGSFSFMQESLLDGETSPINGRARRCLSSPGCSTPIAQRELSKSPSDILPPSQRSTPLRMLLSGEGKGCLSNGDRSLTGSELDLHHEDEPHKQNEGFTSPPLYRRGSSISVPLENQSPGLAGKQMLCNGVSTTVSAQTFSTPPSHRSISAENNFHNIHSVFNMASLPISESSGMKSDESGFSESIHLSYTPTKTQNYSTASTQTPPELNLPEDDLQIEDQYQLECPVSTGGHMFSTPQPQSRPSQSCYPRGTARGMTRAGRGLGHSYRSPGGYRGGYEAYRVNVRSPGGAFLSQTHTTHRDPGSAFYVSRENGYQHSFKRGGGAATQRSSAGWSDSSQVSSPDREAIYPHDSGISDTLSIPPMEVPVTPQGPHTLMPVHVYPLTQLRVAFSAARTANFAPGTLDQPIAFDQLHTNLGDMFDTTSGRFTCPAAGTYVFIFHILKLAISVPLYVNLMRNEEVMVSAYANDGAPDHETASNHAVLQLFQGDQVWLRLHRGAIYGSSWKYSTFSGFLLYQD; this comes from the exons ATGAG AGAGACTAAGATCATGGTTCAGCTGTCACCATCTCGGACTATAGAGACTTTGACTCCCTCAGAGTTGACCATGGAGAAGGAGGATGACCAGATCAGCCCCAAATCGGAGTCCCCTCGAGTGCTCACCGCCCTCCAGCTTGTCCTTAACCCAGCCACGACCTCCTACTACGGCTATGATAAGTACATCGAGGACGGCCTCATCTGCCTCAAGCACAAGATCCGTAACATTGAGAAAAAGAAG ctaAAACTGGAAAGCTACAATGAGAGGATGAAAAAGGGGGAAAAACTAAATCAAGACCAACTG GAAGCTGTGGAGAAGTATGAGGAGGTTGTCCACAATCTTAAATTTGCCAAAGAGCTCCAGAAGACCATTGGTGCCCTCACACAAGAT TTGTTGAAGGCTCAACGGAAAGTTGTTCGGCAGGAGAAGATCATGAGGGTTGAACAAGAGAGAAAACGTCTGAGCTTGATTCTCCAGGTGCAATATGTCCTCCACAGTCTGCAGAGAGAGGACGTCCGGAGGAACTTCTGCAACATGAAAAAACATTCCTGTCACCTGACCACACAGGACACGGAGAGTTTGCTGGATCTGGCGTCGTTATTGGGATGCAAACGAGACCACAGCATGAG TTTAGAGGATCAGATGGAACAGGCTGCTATTGTTTACTGGGAGCTGCTGGAAGGGAAAGAAAGACCAGTTGCTGGCTCGACAT ATAAGCACATGAAGGAGAAGCTACTTCAGCTAGTGGACTGTGGCTTTTTTGATCACATAACGCTTCCAAAAGTTGACAGTCAAGAGAAGACTGAGGCCGTAAAGGCTGAGCCTCCATCTCGGCCTTGTAGCCTCTCCA CGCTGGTGAAGCTGAGCTCAAAAGAAGTGCCTTCCAAAGAG TTTCTTAACAGACGTTACCTACCTGAAACGGATGTCGCGGAACGTAGACGGGAAGAGAATGCTTCGCCCCGTAGCTGGAAGGATGATATTTTGGCTATGAAGGAAAGGGAGCCACCGGACTCATGGGAAATGGAGTTTTCGGAACCTCCTGTATCCTCTCAGTCCCCCATACAGAAGCCATGGAAGGGGGCAGCAGGATTGATTCCTAAGACTACAGACATCCTGAAGAGGCCCACGGTTGACCCCAAGGAG AAACGTCAAAGGAAGACCAAGGTGGAGCAGGACTCCAAACCG ACTCCTGTCGCAGTGGAAGTCTTTGGCTCTCCATCTCCGTTACCACAAGACCCTGTTCAGCGTAAACAGCAGCTGGAGACTCTGATGGACCAGATCTCTGGCTCCTTCAGCTTCATGCAG GAGTCTCTTCTGGATGGAGAAACCTCACCTATAAACGGTCGAGCAAGGAGATGCCTTTCATCTCCAGGCTGCTCTACTCCTATTG CACAAAGGGAACTGTCAAAAAGCCCATCAGATATTCTGCCTCCGTCCCAGCGG AGCACGCCTTTACGGATGTTGCTGTCTGGAGAGGGTAAAGGCTGTCTGTCCAATGGAGACCGTTCTTTAACCGGCTCTGAGCTTGATCTGCACCATGAAGATGAGCCACAT AAGCAAAATGAGGGCTTCACCTCACCTCCACTGTACCGCAGAGGATCCTCCATCTCAGTCCCTCTAGAAAACCAAAGCCCTGGACTG GCAGGAAAGCAGATGTTATGCAATGGAGTATCAACCACTGTGTCTGCGCAGACATTTTCAACTCCACCTAGTCACCGATCCATCAGTGCAGAAAACAACTTCCACAACATTCACTCT GTGTTTAATATGGCGTCTTTGCCAATCAGTGAGAGCTCAGGGATGAAGTCAGATGAGAGTGGATTCTCTGAGTCTATTCATTTGAGTTACACACCGACCAAAACCCAGAATTATTCCACCGCAAGCACCCAGACGCCACCTGAACTCAACCTACCTGAAGATGACCTCCAGATTG AAGACCAGTACCAGCTGGAGTGTCCTGTCAGTACAGGCGGTCACATGTTCTCTACCCCTCAGCCACAGTCTCGTCCGAGTCAGTCCTGCTACCCCCGCGGTACAGCGAGAGGTATGACGCGTGCAGGCAGAGGTTTGGGTCACTCATACAGATCACCTGGTGGCTACAGAG GTGGTTATGAGGCCTACAGAGTGAATGTGCGTTCTCCTGGAGGGGCCTTCCTATCCCAGACCCACACGACACACAGAGACCCTGGATCTGCCTTTTACGTGTCCAGA GAAAACGGGTATCAGCATAGCTTCAAACGAGGTGGTGGCGCTGCAACTCAAAGGAGCAGTG CTGGATGGAGTGACTCTTCTCAGGTGAGCAGCCCAGATCGGGAGGCTATATATCCGCACGACTCAGGAATCAGTGACACACTCTCAATCCCGCCAATGGAAGTGCCCGTCACACCCCAGGGCCCGCACACTTTGATGCCCGTACATGTGTACCCGCTTACCCAACTCCGCGTGGCTTTCTCCGCTGCCCGCACGGCCAACTTCGCCCCTGGCACTCTGGATCAGCCGATTGCCTTCGACCAGCTGCACACCAACCTCGGCGACATGTTCGACACGACCTCTGGGCGCTTCACCTGTCCTGCTGCCGGCACTTACGTCTTCATCTTCCACATCCTGAAGCTGGCCATCAGCGTGCCCCTGTACGTCAACCTCATGCGCAACGAAGAGGTGATGGTGTCCGCGTATGCCAATGACGGCGCGCCGGACCATGAGACTGCCAGCAATCACGctgtcctccagctgttccagGGCGACCAGGTGTGGCTGCGGCTTCACCGTGGCGCCATCTATGGCAGCAGCTGGAAGTACAGCACCTTCTCTGGTTTCCTGCTGTACCAGGACTGA